The Allofrancisella frigidaquae genome has a segment encoding these proteins:
- a CDS encoding NCS2 family permease has translation MLSKLMETFFKLKENNTSIKKEFLAGLATFLAISYIIVVNPKILATTGMPTNALVTSTVLISVIASISMGLFTRNPFVIAPGMGMNIFFAFTAVKIYHLPWQSVLGATFWSGIIFSLLVILNIRTKIMLSLPKSIKQSLGAGIGLFIAYIGLINSGFITSNSGMLALADLNIHTGLFLVCLVALIVLFIKKIPAPIVIVIIFGYILALPLEYFSSEKIITLPNQLVALPDFSLLGQIDLVNGLKFAILPTIFTFCFLSLFDGTGTISSLYSSMNKEHDHKDKELKKTFLVDAASATAAGFIGSSPSTVVVESGVGIAQGGRTGLTAIFAGIIFLPFLFLSPVITSIPLEVVSPALVLIGIMMMQQVVKVDWNDFVQATPAFFTILLMTLSSSISTGIAGGILVWFLVSLFCNKKELNITANIIAIFCLIMFLHAMNFFS, from the coding sequence ATTTTGAGTAAACTTATGGAAACCTTTTTTAAACTCAAAGAAAATAACACCTCGATTAAAAAAGAATTTTTAGCTGGGTTAGCCACTTTTCTAGCTATATCTTACATTATAGTTGTTAATCCTAAAATACTTGCTACTACTGGTATGCCAACTAATGCTTTGGTTACCAGCACGGTTTTAATATCTGTTATTGCAAGTATCTCTATGGGGCTATTTACACGCAATCCATTTGTAATAGCTCCTGGCATGGGAATGAACATTTTTTTTGCTTTTACAGCTGTAAAGATATATCACTTACCATGGCAAAGTGTTTTAGGTGCAACTTTTTGGTCTGGAATCATTTTTAGCTTACTTGTGATTCTTAATATCAGAACGAAAATAATGCTTAGTTTACCAAAATCCATAAAACAATCATTAGGTGCTGGTATAGGACTATTTATAGCATATATCGGGCTTATCAATAGTGGCTTTATAACCAGTAATTCTGGTATGCTTGCCTTAGCTGATTTAAATATTCATACTGGATTATTTCTGGTTTGTTTAGTAGCTTTAATAGTTTTATTCATAAAGAAAATACCAGCTCCAATAGTTATCGTTATAATATTTGGCTATATATTAGCTCTACCTTTAGAATATTTTTCTTCTGAAAAAATAATTACTCTACCAAACCAACTTGTAGCTCTACCAGACTTTTCATTACTTGGGCAAATTGATCTTGTTAACGGTCTTAAGTTTGCAATTTTACCTACCATCTTTACTTTTTGCTTTTTAAGTCTATTTGATGGCACTGGGACCATATCTAGTTTGTATAGCAGTATGAATAAAGAACATGACCACAAAGATAAAGAATTAAAGAAAACTTTCCTTGTTGATGCTGCTAGTGCAACAGCAGCAGGATTTATTGGCAGCAGTCCTTCTACCGTCGTTGTAGAGTCAGGTGTAGGTATAGCCCAAGGTGGACGCACAGGATTAACAGCAATATTTGCTGGAATAATATTTTTGCCATTTCTATTTTTATCACCTGTAATAACTTCTATACCGTTAGAAGTAGTTTCTCCCGCATTAGTTTTAATAGGAATAATGATGATGCAACAAGTAGTCAAGGTTGACTGGAATGATTTCGTTCAAGCAACCCCTGCTTTTTTCACAATTTTACTAATGACTTTATCTTCATCAATCTCTACAGGTATTGCTGGTGGGATTTTAGTTTGGTTTTTAGTCTCTCTATTTTGCAATAAAAAAGAATTAAATATTACAGCAAATATTATTGCTATATTCTGCTTGATAATGTTTTTACATGCTATGAATTTTTTTAGCTAA
- the hemW gene encoding radical SAM family heme chaperone HemW produces the protein MSNINSQISIYIHFPWCVRKCPYCDFNSHAIKDDLYLSENYYKKLIADFEYHINDIQDREIISIFIGGGTPSLFKPKYLSKVLEHIKSHSKLSQNCEITLEMNPGTVERGSIQSYQEIGINRISLGVQSFQDDKLKTLGRIHNCTNVYSTIEEIHQSKITNFNIDIMHGLPDQSIEDGIFDISQAIAMQPTHISWYQLTIEPNTLFAAKPPILPDETTLEKIEILGKQLLEEAGFRQYEVSAYARNDLNSVHNTNYWEFGDYIGIGAGSHSKITNLQTKQIKRIWKHKHPKIYTQADSFIKGQDVISKDDLIYEFMLNALRLKNGFGLKTFEQQTFLNKNDIENILQLGVNKGLLESSNNHVKPTDKGYLFLNDCINLFA, from the coding sequence ATGTCTAACATAAATAGTCAAATTAGCATATATATTCATTTTCCTTGGTGCGTGCGTAAATGTCCTTACTGTGACTTTAATTCACATGCTATTAAAGATGACCTTTACCTATCTGAAAACTACTATAAAAAACTCATAGCTGATTTTGAGTACCATATAAACGATATTCAAGATAGAGAGATTATTAGTATATTTATTGGAGGTGGTACACCTTCTTTATTTAAGCCAAAATATCTAAGCAAAGTTTTAGAGCATATTAAATCACACTCAAAACTAAGTCAAAACTGTGAAATAACTCTTGAAATGAATCCTGGAACTGTTGAAAGAGGCTCTATACAAAGTTACCAAGAGATAGGGATAAATAGAATATCTTTAGGTGTGCAAAGCTTCCAAGATGACAAACTCAAAACTCTAGGTAGAATCCACAATTGCACAAATGTGTACTCCACTATAGAGGAAATCCACCAATCTAAAATTACTAACTTTAACATTGATATAATGCATGGCTTACCCGACCAAAGTATAGAAGATGGTATATTTGATATATCTCAAGCTATAGCCATGCAACCTACGCATATTTCTTGGTATCAGTTAACTATAGAACCAAATACACTATTTGCAGCAAAACCTCCTATACTTCCAGACGAAACAACTTTAGAAAAAATAGAAATATTAGGTAAACAATTACTAGAAGAAGCAGGCTTTAGACAATATGAAGTTTCAGCTTATGCAAGAAATGATTTAAATTCTGTACATAATACTAACTACTGGGAATTTGGTGACTACATCGGTATAGGTGCTGGGTCACATAGTAAGATTACAAACCTTCAAACAAAACAAATTAAACGTATTTGGAAACATAAACATCCCAAAATATACACACAAGCTGACAGTTTTATAAAAGGACAAGACGTAATTTCAAAAGATGATTTAATATATGAATTTATGTTAAATGCACTAAGGTTAAAAAATGGTTTTGGTCTTAAAACCTTTGAACAACAAACTTTTTTAAATAAGAACGATATTGAAAATATATTACAGCTTGGGGTTAATAAAGGTTTATTAGAATCTTCTAATAACCATGTTAAGCCAACAGATAAAGGATATTTATTTTTAAATGATTGTATCAACCTATTTGCCTAA
- a CDS encoding GtrA family protein — MIKKQAFYFLIIGALASLVNFILVFIIVHLNITKPLIANFFAYLIAFNVSYFGHRYLTFSTTTQSHKKAASQFFINALIGLALNEGIYYIFLHILHIQYLIALFITMLLVAIYTFIVSKFLIFKA, encoded by the coding sequence ATGATAAAAAAACAGGCTTTTTATTTTTTAATAATAGGTGCTTTAGCTTCTTTAGTAAACTTTATACTGGTTTTTATAATTGTACATTTAAATATTACTAAACCACTTATTGCTAACTTTTTTGCTTATTTAATAGCTTTTAATGTGAGTTATTTTGGTCATAGATACCTCACTTTTTCTACTACAACACAATCTCATAAAAAAGCTGCTTCACAATTTTTTATAAATGCTCTAATAGGTCTAGCTTTAAATGAAGGAATATATTATATATTCTTACATATACTTCATATTCAATATCTAATTGCTTTATTTATAACTATGCTGCTTGTTGCAATCTATACTTTTATTGTAAGTAAATTTTTAATCTTTAAAGCCTAA
- a CDS encoding Dyp-type peroxidase, whose amino-acid sequence MEILKYQLGIVDRLPSSALFMMFDLNAGSEVEFGLKILQKFVDGQSIVAGFGNELLVKFDLPKDLDFQKATFDSDKMSDHSGHDLVLWLRVDDRGELFHHAIAVRKALKDFFKLKKVVSSYTYRGKYDLSGFEDGIENPKGGEVVPAAIVTDGKLEGSSFWVLQQWLHDFDWLVSVSQSEKEECVGRSLDDSHQFENLKDFAHVKRSAKENFSPEAQILRKSMPWSDDHLNGGFMFSGFALSFRSFNLQMWNMLGGDDGVLDGVFKFSKIIETNYLWCPPFKKGRLDLSLLKK is encoded by the coding sequence GTGGAGATACTTAAGTATCAATTAGGGATTGTAGATAGACTTCCTTCATCAGCATTATTTATGATGTTTGATCTAAATGCTGGTAGTGAGGTTGAGTTTGGTTTGAAAATTCTGCAAAAATTTGTTGATGGTCAATCTATAGTTGCAGGTTTTGGTAATGAGCTTCTAGTTAAGTTTGATCTACCTAAAGATTTAGACTTTCAAAAAGCTACGTTTGATAGTGATAAAATGTCAGACCACAGTGGACATGATTTGGTGTTGTGGTTAAGGGTAGATGATAGAGGAGAATTATTTCACCATGCGATAGCCGTTAGAAAAGCACTTAAGGATTTTTTTAAGCTAAAAAAAGTAGTATCAAGTTATACATATCGCGGTAAGTATGATCTTTCAGGGTTTGAGGATGGCATAGAAAATCCTAAAGGTGGTGAGGTTGTGCCTGCTGCAATAGTGACAGATGGTAAATTAGAAGGCTCAAGCTTTTGGGTCTTGCAACAATGGTTACATGATTTTGATTGGTTAGTTAGTGTAAGTCAATCTGAAAAGGAAGAATGTGTAGGAAGGTCTTTAGATGATTCACATCAATTTGAAAATTTAAAAGACTTTGCTCATGTCAAAAGATCAGCAAAAGAAAACTTTTCCCCAGAAGCTCAAATCCTTAGAAAATCTATGCCATGGTCGGATGATCACTTAAATGGCGGATTTATGTTTTCAGGTTTTGCTCTATCATTTAGATCTTTTAACCTACAAATGTGGAATATGCTTGGCGGTGATGATGGTGTACTAGACGGGGTGTTTAAGTTTTCTAAAATTATTGAAACTAATTATCTTTGGTGCCCGCCATTTAAGAAAGGTAGGTTAGATTTATCTTTACTAAAGAAGTAG
- a CDS encoding MFS transporter, with amino-acid sequence MYDKDSRNVILLAGIGAILEFFDFVLYMIFSKEISATFFAQIHNPTIKSFLTILIFSIAYLVRPFAGTILGIVGDLIGRRRLLLFTILLMGSCSLCMGLMPGYAQWGLFASFAFVALRIMQGIALGGELPGAYVIVYESVKGKIGFATAILFTFVTGGFLFSDFVGFALEYVFGNYGWRAGFIIGGLLGFIGYYVRRNLHETPAFENIDNQKRHSFGSLISTYRANLFAGICVVITVAFGGVMLTLYMHKFVEDILPSYNSGQISLILIPSVLTLTCFTFCFGFLSDKLGIAKMFTVGASLIVICALPVFYLMSYFGTTFSIILASVAIMLCYTLVAATFIFLLCDLFPTDVRLSGVGISYNLAFAIVGGIAPLVSTTIIATTKYHFLGPSIVGLVCGVIGLVGVFIYFKKGGYYKYNKDIVVKL; translated from the coding sequence ATGTACGATAAAGACAGTAGAAATGTTATTTTACTAGCAGGGATTGGAGCAATATTAGAGTTTTTTGACTTTGTGCTATACATGATTTTCTCTAAAGAAATATCAGCAACTTTTTTTGCACAAATTCATAATCCAACAATTAAATCTTTTTTAACTATTTTAATATTTTCAATAGCTTATTTAGTAAGACCTTTTGCCGGAACTATCCTTGGTATAGTTGGTGATTTAATTGGACGTAGAAGACTTTTATTATTTACAATACTACTTATGGGTAGTTGCTCATTATGTATGGGCTTAATGCCAGGGTATGCACAGTGGGGGCTGTTTGCAAGCTTTGCTTTTGTAGCTTTACGTATAATGCAAGGGATCGCTTTAGGTGGTGAATTACCTGGGGCATATGTAATAGTTTATGAATCTGTCAAAGGCAAAATAGGCTTTGCTACTGCAATATTGTTTACGTTTGTAACTGGTGGCTTTCTGTTTTCTGATTTTGTTGGATTTGCCTTGGAGTATGTTTTTGGAAATTATGGATGGAGAGCAGGATTTATAATTGGTGGCTTATTAGGTTTTATAGGATATTATGTGCGTAGAAATCTACATGAAACTCCAGCGTTTGAAAACATCGATAATCAAAAAAGACATTCTTTTGGATCTTTAATATCTACTTATAGAGCAAATCTGTTTGCTGGGATTTGTGTAGTTATTACAGTAGCGTTTGGTGGTGTAATGCTAACATTATATATGCATAAATTTGTTGAAGACATCTTACCTAGTTATAATTCTGGACAGATATCTTTGATTTTGATACCTAGTGTTTTAACACTTACTTGCTTTACTTTCTGTTTTGGATTTTTGTCAGATAAATTAGGCATTGCTAAAATGTTTACAGTAGGTGCTAGTCTTATAGTTATTTGTGCTTTACCAGTATTTTATTTAATGAGTTACTTTGGTACAACCTTTTCTATAATTTTAGCTTCGGTAGCTATCATGCTATGCTATACTTTAGTCGCAGCTACATTTATATTTTTATTATGTGATCTTTTCCCAACAGATGTAAGGCTTTCTGGAGTTGGGATTAGTTACAACCTAGCTTTTGCAATAGTTGGGGGTATAGCGCCTTTAGTAAGCACTACTATTATTGCTACGACCAAATATCACTTTTTAGGACCATCAATAGTCGGATTAGTTTGTGGCGTAATCGGACTAGTTGGAGTATTCATATATTTTAAAAAAGGTGGTTACTATAAATATAATAAAGATATAGTCGTCAAGCTTTAA
- the acnA gene encoding aconitate hydratase AcnA — translation MSDIKNITKLQIEDKGKKYSLYSLKKLGQELGKDISRLPYSIRVLLENQLRNIDGYKVKEYDLHKVLDWAAKAESRPEIPHMPARVVMQDFTGVPAVVDLAAMRKAIKDAGGDADKINPLVDTAMVIDHSVQVDFYGTKTALAQNVAKEFERNGERYSLLKWAQTAFNDFVVIPPGMGIIHQVNLEYLAKGALVKNIDGEAVIYPDTLVGTDSHTTMINGVGVVGWGVGGIEAEAVMLGQPYYMVLPDVVGVKLIGKLKTGVTATDLVLKVTEVLRKHGVVGKFVEYYGQGLESLSLPDRATIANMAPEYGATIGFFPVDEVTLDFFNNTNRSELVDAARQMYKEQLLFRENSAEEPEYSSIVEINLSDVESNLAGPKRPQDRVAFHDMKKAFREALVHKQGLHGFGLTEEKLQKATEVKGLGETITHGSLAIAAITSCTNTSNPSLLLGAGLLAKKANEKGLKVKPFVKTSLAPGSQVVTQYLEKAGLLPELENLGFNLVGYGCTTCIGNSGPLDEPVVNAINEADLVVASVSSGNRNFEGRINPHVKANYLASPIHVVAYALAGTVDFDPVEDPIGQDADGNDVFLADIWPTTEEIASIQADVVNSDMFKKAYATVLDGTKDWQELQVPTGKLYEFDKSSTYIQCPNFFEKFAEGNDDLDIKGARTLLMLGDSVTTDHISPAGNIPEEYPAGQYLKSHGVDKKDFNSYGSRRGNHEVMMRGTFANIRIRNLLLDGVEGGFTKYHLDGSQQYVFDAAMKYKQKGIPLVILAGKEYGTGSSRDWAAKGTFLLGVKAVIAESYERIHRSNLVGMGVLPLEYVDGQNAKTLGLDGTEMFNIKKLNDIKPRQRVVVEAVHPSTAHTTTFEALARLDADVDVDYLKNGGILQTVLKDMMDKTPVSSDSSCDTESGCIFAKMANFFKKLFR, via the coding sequence ATGTCTGATATTAAAAATATCACTAAGCTACAAATAGAGGATAAAGGCAAAAAATATTCGCTATATAGCTTAAAGAAACTTGGTCAAGAGTTAGGCAAAGATATTTCTCGTCTTCCTTACTCAATCAGGGTGTTACTTGAAAACCAGTTAAGAAATATAGATGGTTATAAAGTAAAAGAATATGACCTGCATAAGGTTTTAGATTGGGCTGCAAAAGCAGAGTCTAGGCCAGAGATTCCTCATATGCCAGCTAGAGTGGTTATGCAAGATTTCACAGGTGTACCAGCAGTAGTTGATTTAGCTGCGATGAGAAAGGCTATCAAAGATGCAGGTGGTGATGCTGATAAAATTAACCCTCTTGTAGATACAGCAATGGTTATTGATCATTCAGTACAAGTAGATTTTTATGGTACAAAAACAGCTTTAGCTCAAAACGTAGCTAAAGAGTTTGAAAGAAATGGTGAAAGATACAGCTTACTTAAGTGGGCACAAACAGCGTTTAATGATTTTGTTGTAATACCACCAGGAATGGGTATTATTCACCAAGTTAACCTAGAGTATCTTGCAAAAGGAGCTTTAGTTAAAAATATTGATGGTGAAGCTGTAATCTACCCTGATACGTTAGTTGGTACAGACTCACATACTACTATGATCAATGGTGTTGGTGTAGTAGGTTGGGGAGTTGGTGGTATTGAGGCTGAAGCTGTTATGCTTGGTCAACCATACTATATGGTACTACCAGATGTGGTAGGGGTTAAGCTTATTGGCAAACTAAAAACTGGTGTTACCGCTACTGATTTGGTACTTAAGGTTACCGAAGTGCTTAGAAAACATGGTGTAGTAGGTAAGTTTGTAGAATATTACGGTCAAGGTTTAGAAAGTTTATCTTTACCAGATAGAGCTACAATTGCAAATATGGCTCCTGAGTATGGTGCTACTATAGGTTTCTTCCCAGTTGATGAAGTAACTTTAGACTTCTTTAACAATACTAACCGTAGTGAGCTTGTTGATGCTGCTCGTCAAATGTACAAAGAGCAACTTTTGTTTAGAGAAAATTCAGCTGAAGAGCCTGAGTATTCTAGTATAGTCGAGATAAATTTATCAGATGTGGAGTCTAATCTAGCAGGTCCTAAGAGACCTCAAGATAGAGTGGCTTTCCATGATATGAAAAAAGCTTTTAGAGAAGCTTTAGTACATAAACAAGGTTTACATGGTTTTGGGCTAACTGAAGAAAAATTACAAAAAGCAACTGAAGTAAAAGGTTTAGGTGAAACTATAACTCATGGTTCACTTGCTATAGCTGCTATTACTTCTTGTACTAATACTTCTAATCCATCACTACTTTTAGGTGCGGGTTTACTGGCTAAAAAAGCAAATGAAAAAGGTCTAAAAGTTAAACCATTTGTAAAAACATCGTTAGCTCCTGGGTCCCAAGTTGTTACTCAATATCTTGAGAAAGCAGGTTTATTACCAGAGCTTGAAAACTTAGGCTTTAATCTAGTTGGTTATGGTTGTACAACTTGTATTGGTAACTCAGGACCATTAGATGAGCCTGTTGTTAATGCTATAAATGAAGCTGATTTAGTTGTAGCTTCTGTAAGTTCAGGTAACCGTAATTTTGAGGGCCGTATAAACCCGCATGTGAAAGCCAACTATTTAGCATCACCTATACATGTGGTTGCATACGCTTTAGCAGGTACAGTAGACTTTGACCCAGTAGAAGACCCTATTGGTCAAGATGCTGATGGTAACGATGTATTTTTAGCTGATATTTGGCCAACTACAGAAGAGATTGCATCTATACAAGCAGATGTGGTTAACTCTGATATGTTTAAAAAAGCATATGCAACGGTACTTGATGGCACAAAAGATTGGCAAGAACTTCAGGTACCTACAGGTAAACTATATGAGTTTGATAAATCATCCACTTATATCCAATGCCCTAACTTCTTTGAGAAATTTGCTGAAGGTAATGACGATTTAGATATTAAAGGTGCTAGAACTCTTCTAATGTTAGGTGATTCTGTAACTACAGACCATATATCACCAGCAGGTAATATTCCAGAAGAATACCCAGCAGGTCAATACCTGAAATCACATGGAGTGGACAAAAAAGATTTTAACTCCTATGGCTCACGTCGTGGTAATCATGAAGTTATGATGAGAGGTACTTTTGCAAATATCCGTATCCGTAACTTATTGCTAGACGGTGTAGAAGGCGGTTTTACTAAGTATCACTTAGATGGTTCTCAACAGTATGTGTTTGATGCCGCAATGAAATACAAACAAAAAGGTATACCATTAGTAATATTAGCTGGGAAAGAGTATGGTACTGGTTCGTCTCGTGACTGGGCTGCTAAAGGTACATTCCTATTAGGGGTAAAAGCAGTTATAGCAGAAAGCTACGAGAGAATTCATCGCTCAAATCTGGTTGGTATGGGTGTTTTACCACTTGAATATGTAGATGGTCAAAATGCTAAAACTTTAGGTTTAGATGGTACGGAGATGTTTAATATTAAAAAATTAAATGATATTAAGCCACGTCAAAGAGTTGTAGTAGAAGCTGTACATCCAAGTACTGCGCATACAACAACATTTGAGGCTTTAGCTAGACTAGATGCTGATGTTGATGTCGATTATCTAAAAAATGGTGGTATTTTGCAGACAGTACTTAAAGATATGATGGATAAAACTCCAGTAAGTTCTGATAGCTCTTGTGATACAGAATCAGGTTGTATCTTTGCAAAAATGGCTAATTTTTTTAAAAAATTATTTAGGTAG
- a CDS encoding type IV pilus twitching motility protein PilT, which translates to MIKKLLTLCVQKKASDLHLSSGCKAKYRVDGDLIDIESSPTLNDKMISQMLLEIMTDDQKDELINTYECDFSIDDKENDARFRVNAFFHNRGYGTVLRRLENTIPTLDQFGAPKVLKEVQAKRGGLILVTGPTGSGKSSTLAALVNEINHNEDAHILTIEDPVEFVHVSQRALINQREVKRDTKSFNAALKSALREDPDCILVGEMRDLETIRLALEAAETGHLVLGTLHTMSAIKTVDRVISVFPPAEQELVRNMLAESLQLVISQRLLKRKGGGRVAAYEVLVSNSGIRNMIKENKLPQIYTALQTGTSKGMSTMEQSIENLLKAGAITPEEAAKYIIVR; encoded by the coding sequence ATGATAAAAAAACTCCTTACTCTCTGTGTGCAAAAGAAAGCTTCAGATTTACATTTATCATCTGGTTGTAAGGCCAAATACAGAGTAGATGGTGACTTGATAGATATAGAGTCATCACCTACCCTTAATGACAAAATGATCTCTCAAATGCTGTTGGAAATAATGACAGATGACCAAAAAGATGAGTTAATAAATACTTACGAATGCGATTTTTCGATAGATGATAAAGAAAATGATGCTAGATTTAGGGTAAATGCATTTTTTCACAATCGTGGTTATGGAACTGTGTTACGCCGTTTAGAAAATACTATCCCAACACTTGATCAGTTTGGTGCTCCAAAGGTACTCAAAGAAGTTCAAGCAAAAAGAGGAGGTTTAATTTTAGTAACAGGTCCCACTGGTTCTGGTAAAAGTAGTACATTAGCGGCATTAGTCAATGAGATAAATCACAATGAAGATGCTCATATTCTGACTATTGAAGATCCAGTAGAATTTGTACATGTTAGCCAAAGAGCATTGATAAACCAACGTGAAGTCAAAAGAGATACAAAAAGCTTTAATGCTGCTTTAAAATCAGCGCTTAGAGAGGATCCAGATTGTATACTTGTTGGTGAAATGCGTGATTTAGAAACTATCCGTTTAGCTTTAGAAGCAGCTGAAACAGGGCATTTAGTCTTAGGTACTTTACATACAATGTCTGCAATAAAAACAGTAGATAGGGTTATATCAGTATTCCCACCAGCTGAGCAAGAACTTGTTAGAAATATGTTAGCGGAATCTTTACAATTAGTTATTTCTCAAAGGTTGCTTAAACGAAAAGGTGGGGGGCGTGTCGCAGCTTATGAAGTGCTAGTGTCTAATTCTGGTATTAGAAATATGATCAAAGAAAACAAGCTTCCCCAGATCTATACCGCTTTGCAGACTGGTACATCTAAGGGTATGTCTACTATGGAGCAGAGTATTGAGAATCTTCTTAAGGCTGGAGCAATTACACCAGAAGAAGCAGCTAAATATATAATTGTGAGGTAG
- a CDS encoding cytochrome d ubiquinol oxidase subunit II translates to MDLGLIWLFIIAFGLLLYVVLDGFALGMAALFPFLSQKQRDIATSVLLPTWDGNQTWLVFSLACFYGMFPSAFAYIFPKIYLPATLLVVMLLFRGICFEFRLKSSAAGIKNWDYLFFISSLAAAFLQGYIVGDLIVGYPKNTITSGISFGIITGLTLMVGYMLLGATRLILKTEDELLAKAKFLAKRLAFCLIILMLLIGVTTPFYTLLPLNNIYKTPILITFFILTIIGFIFLFKNFNSKYHALPYWITVAIFVFTYASMLTLIFPFIIPYKITYIESQANNTTLLFTLIPATIMIPLLLLYTSYAYYVFRGKTKEKLDY, encoded by the coding sequence ATGGATTTAGGATTAATTTGGTTATTTATAATCGCTTTTGGATTATTGTTATACGTGGTCTTAGATGGTTTTGCATTAGGTATGGCAGCTCTTTTTCCTTTTTTATCACAAAAGCAAAGAGATATCGCTACAAGTGTATTACTGCCAACTTGGGATGGCAACCAAACTTGGCTAGTTTTTTCTTTAGCTTGCTTCTATGGCATGTTCCCTTCTGCTTTTGCATATATCTTTCCAAAAATATATTTACCCGCAACTCTTCTAGTGGTAATGTTGCTTTTCAGAGGTATTTGTTTTGAATTTAGACTGAAATCTTCAGCTGCAGGAATCAAGAATTGGGATTATTTATTTTTTATTTCATCTTTAGCTGCTGCATTTCTACAAGGTTATATAGTAGGAGATCTTATTGTAGGTTATCCAAAAAATACTATCACCAGTGGTATAAGCTTTGGGATCATTACAGGTTTAACACTAATGGTAGGCTATATGCTTTTAGGTGCTACACGATTAATTTTAAAAACAGAAGATGAACTATTAGCAAAAGCAAAATTTCTAGCAAAAAGGCTAGCTTTTTGTCTAATTATTTTAATGTTACTAATAGGAGTAACAACCCCTTTTTATACTCTACTACCTTTGAATAATATTTATAAAACCCCTATTTTAATAACTTTTTTTATACTAACGATTATTGGTTTTATTTTTCTATTTAAAAATTTCAATAGCAAATATCATGCTCTGCCTTATTGGATTACAGTTGCGATATTTGTATTTACTTATGCGAGTATGCTTACTCTTATCTTTCCTTTCATAATACCTTATAAAATAACTTATATAGAATCGCAAGCTAACAATACTACTCTGTTATTCACTTTAATACCTGCAACTATCATGATTCCTTTGTTACTTTTATATACTAGCTACGCTTATTACGTATTTAGGGGTAAAACCAAAGAAAAACTTGACTATTAA